The genomic DNA aaaaaTTGTGCATTCCAATAATTAAAATCATTGAACAAAAAAATGGCACTCTGATGTAACTACATTTAATACGCCTGCAGGCCACCTTAGACCAACTGGATTTTGACTCTAGATTTCACGTGGTCTCCCACCAAACTTCCTCCTCCACCAACATGCAAGTTCTTTCCCTTCCCTGCCAGCCAAGGGGTGGGAGAGGCAGGTTTGGCCATCGTTGTCAGTAGTTCTTGGATGTGAAAAGGGAAAGCACAGTCATTTTAACTTGATCCAACCTCTTTGCATCTTACAAAGTTAAACAgctaaaagaagtaaaataagaaGGCAATGCTTGTGGAATGTACAGTGTGCATATTGGCGACGCCTGCCTCATTACGATTCACCAGCTTGCTTCTCCTGTTCAATCATTTCTTTTGAAGGCAGGGGGTTTTCCTCTTGCGTTTCTGTTTTCTTCAATTTCGACTTATCGAATTTCTCAATCTCAGCCATATCGGGTTTGTCAGACATGGTTGCGGAGGAGAGCCGAACGAGGCAAGAGCGGACCGGAGAAGTTGACCTGTGCCGGTTCAGCCGCCAAGtgttaaaagattatttttaaaaattttctctcATCGTTCTTTGATTAAACAACATCTATCCACATCATCCTTCCGTTTCATGTTTTAAAGTTGCCTATGGTTTTTGTCTATGGGTGTATCATATTGTTGAGATCTAAATGTTCCTTGCTTCTTTTTCTGTGACATTCCTGTCAGTAACTCTTGCAAGGGAGGTCTGATAATGACAAAGTCTATTTTCAGTATTGTGTATCTCCTACAGTTTTTATTGCCATTACATATGTGAATGATATTCTTGCAGGATAATGTGTGCTTGACTGGCAGCTGTCTTCATgagtatgtcattccactctcttctGGCATCCAAGATTCCTGTTTAAAAGTCTAACCTGAGTCTGATTGTATTGCCATTGtaatttactattttcttttcccttgaagattgatatttttttctttctccttgataTTTGATAATTTCccaatgatgtatcttggtgtcagTCTACTTGTGTTTAGTAACTTGGGAATTCTCCCTACTTACTGAATATTTATACCTGACTACATTTGGAAAActttctgctattatttctttaaatatggtttctgcttctttctgcctttcctttCCATCTGAGACCCTATATCTCTGATGTTTACTAGAATTTTTAATCTGTTGAAGAGTGTGGTCCTTTCATTTACTGTTAAAAACATGGGCAACTACTTCTTTGCCATTTGATACTGGAATGCATTGAAAATGTCCACACCCTATAGCTCTATGTTCATGTGTTTTTATCTTAATATTGATTGAATATTTGAAGTCATGGATTTTTGTATTCTCTTCTTCATATTAATTTGAGAGCTTTGTCTTTCCTCAAGTTTCTTAAATATGTACTTCCTAAGTCCCTTCTCTGATAGCTCCTCTGGATCTCCATAATTATGTATCTGGGCAATGTATTGCTTTTCTGAAATTGGTCTTTTCCTAGTTTTACTAATCTGCTTTGGTCTGCTGTTTGGTCAGCAGGTGGTCCTGGGGTTCTACTTTGTATGTGAGTTGCAAGAGAGGAGACAAGTTTTATAAAGTGACATAGTATTATGGTCCCTGAGCTTCCTTGAGCAGCGGTAGGCTTAGTGTGGTGTCTGGGGGATTCCACACTTCTTTCAGATTTTCCTTTACTAGTTCCTGTAAACAGAAACTCTGTTGTGAGGTTGCAGTCAGTTTTCCTGCCTACAGTTCAATCTGACTCTTTTCACCATGATTTCTATGGCAGCAGGTACACCTTATCAGGAGCACCATAACAtttattcagttttatttttgctATAAAGGAACAATATTCAACTTTCTAGTTTCATACATGACCCTCAGGGTTTAGCCAACTGCTTGT from Erinaceus europaeus chromosome X, mEriEur2.1, whole genome shotgun sequence includes the following:
- the LOC103126947 gene encoding thymosin beta-4-like — its product is MSDKPDMAEIEKFDKSKLKKTETQEENPLPSKEMIEQEKQAGES